The Streptomyces sp. RKAG293 genome includes a region encoding these proteins:
- a CDS encoding DNA-directed RNA polymerase subunit beta' — protein sequence MLDVNFFDELRIGLATADNIRTWSHGEVKKPETINYRTLKPEKDGLFCEKIFGPTRDWECYCGKYKRVRFKGIICERCGVEVTRAKVRRERMGHIELAAPVTHIWYFKGVPSRLGYLLDLAPKDLEKVIYFAAYMITWVDDERRTRDLPSLEAQVSVERQQVENRRDSDVENRQKKLEADLGELEAEGAKADVRRKVREGAEREMKQLRDRAQREIDRLDEVWARFKNLKVQDLEGDELLYRELRERFGTYFSGSMGAAALQKRLESFDLEEEAERLREIIRTGKGQKKTRALKRLKVVSAFLQTTNKPNGMVLDCVPVIPPDLRPMVQLDGGRFATSDLNDLYRRVINRNNRLKRLLDLGAPEIIVNNEKRMLQEAVDALFDNGRRGRPVTGPGNRPLKSLSDMLKGKQGRFRQNLLGKRVDYSARSVIVVGPQLKLHQCGLPKAMALELFKPFVMKRLVDLNHAQNIKSAKRMVERGRTVVYDVLEEVIAEHPVLLNRAPTLHRLGIQAFEPQLVEGKAIQIHPLVCTAFNADFDGDQMAVHLPLSAEAQAEARILMLSSNNILKPADGRPVTMPTQDMVLGLFFLTTEPEERVLIGEGRAFGSTAEAIMAFDNRELSLQSKVDIRFPVGTVPPRGWTPPVQEEGEQGYQVGDTFRLRTSLGRALFNELLPEDYPFVDYAVGKKQLSEIVNDLAERYPKVIVAATLDNLKAAGFHWATRSGVTVAVTDIVVPEAKKAIVKGYEEQDEKVQKQYERGLITKDERTQELIAIWTKATNEVAEAMNANFPKTNPIFMMVDSGARGNMMQMRQIAGMRGLVSNAKNETIPRPIKASFREGLSVLEYFISTHGARKGLADTALRTADSGYLTRRLVDVSQDVIIREEDCGTERGLKLQIGARGEDGVLRKTDDVETSVYARMLAEDVVIDGKVIAPANVDLGDVLIDQLIQHGVEQVKTRSILTCESTVGTCAFCYGRSLATGKLVDIGEAVGIIAAQSIGEPGTQLTMRTFHTGGVAGDDITQGLPRVVELFEARVPKGVAPISEAIGRVRIEETEKTKKLVVTPDDGSEEIAYPISKRSRLLVGEGDHVEVGQKLTVGATNPHDVLRILGQRQVQIHLVAEVQKVYNNQGVSIHDKHIEIIIRQMLRRVTIIESGDAELLPGELVERGRFETENRRVVSEGGHPASGRPQLMGITKASLATESWLSAASFQETTRVLTDAAIHAKSDSLLGLKENVIIGKLIPAGTGLARYRNIRVEPTEEAKAAMYSAVGYDDIDYSPFGTGSGQAVPLEDYDYGPYNG from the coding sequence GTGCTCGACGTCAACTTCTTCGACGAGCTGCGGATCGGCCTTGCCACCGCGGACAACATCCGGACCTGGTCCCACGGCGAAGTGAAGAAGCCGGAGACCATCAACTACCGCACCCTCAAGCCGGAAAAGGACGGGCTCTTCTGCGAGAAGATCTTCGGTCCGACCCGGGACTGGGAGTGCTACTGCGGTAAGTACAAGCGTGTCCGCTTCAAGGGCATCATCTGCGAGCGCTGTGGCGTCGAGGTAACTCGCGCCAAGGTGCGTCGTGAGCGGATGGGCCACATTGAGCTGGCCGCTCCCGTGACCCACATCTGGTACTTCAAGGGCGTTCCGTCGCGGCTGGGCTACCTGCTCGACCTCGCCCCGAAGGACCTCGAGAAGGTCATCTACTTCGCCGCCTACATGATCACGTGGGTCGACGACGAGCGCCGTACGCGTGATCTGCCCTCCCTCGAGGCGCAGGTCTCCGTCGAGCGCCAGCAGGTCGAGAACCGCCGGGATTCCGATGTCGAGAACCGGCAGAAGAAGCTCGAAGCGGACCTCGGCGAGCTGGAGGCCGAGGGTGCCAAGGCCGACGTGCGCCGCAAGGTGCGCGAAGGTGCCGAGCGTGAGATGAAGCAGCTCCGTGACCGCGCCCAGCGCGAGATCGACCGCCTCGACGAGGTATGGGCCCGCTTCAAGAACCTCAAGGTCCAGGACCTCGAGGGCGACGAGCTGCTCTACCGCGAGCTGCGCGAGCGCTTCGGTACGTACTTCTCCGGATCGATGGGTGCCGCGGCGCTGCAGAAGCGTCTCGAGTCCTTCGACCTCGAGGAGGAGGCCGAGCGTCTCCGCGAGATCATCCGTACCGGCAAGGGCCAGAAGAAGACCCGTGCGCTCAAGCGCCTCAAGGTCGTCTCGGCGTTCCTGCAGACCACCAACAAGCCCAACGGCATGGTGCTGGACTGCGTCCCGGTCATCCCGCCGGACCTGCGTCCGATGGTGCAGCTGGACGGTGGCCGCTTCGCGACCTCCGACCTGAACGACCTGTACCGCCGCGTGATCAACCGTAACAACCGCCTCAAGCGTCTCCTTGACCTCGGTGCCCCCGAGATCATCGTGAACAACGAGAAGCGGATGCTGCAGGAGGCCGTCGACGCGCTGTTCGACAACGGCCGCCGTGGTCGCCCGGTCACCGGTCCCGGCAACCGCCCGCTGAAGTCCCTGAGCGACATGCTCAAGGGCAAGCAGGGTCGTTTCCGTCAGAACCTGCTCGGCAAGCGAGTCGACTACTCGGCCCGTTCGGTCATCGTCGTCGGCCCGCAGCTCAAGCTGCACCAGTGCGGTCTGCCGAAGGCCATGGCGCTGGAGCTCTTCAAGCCGTTCGTGATGAAGCGCCTGGTGGACCTGAACCACGCGCAGAACATCAAGTCGGCCAAGCGCATGGTCGAGCGCGGCCGCACCGTCGTCTACGACGTCCTCGAAGAGGTCATCGCGGAGCACCCGGTGCTGCTGAACCGTGCACCGACCCTGCACCGCCTCGGCATCCAGGCCTTCGAGCCCCAGCTGGTCGAGGGCAAGGCCATCCAGATCCACCCGCTCGTCTGCACCGCGTTCAACGCGGACTTCGACGGTGACCAGATGGCCGTGCACCTGCCGCTGTCGGCAGAGGCGCAGGCCGAGGCCCGCATCCTGATGCTGTCCTCGAACAACATCCTGAAGCCGGCCGACGGTCGTCCCGTCACCATGCCGACCCAGGACATGGTGCTGGGTCTGTTCTTCCTCACCACCGAGCCGGAAGAGCGCGTGCTCATCGGCGAGGGCCGGGCGTTCGGTTCCACCGCCGAAGCGATCATGGCGTTCGACAACCGCGAGCTCTCGCTGCAGTCGAAGGTCGACATCCGCTTCCCGGTCGGCACCGTCCCGCCGCGCGGCTGGACCCCGCCCGTCCAGGAAGAGGGCGAGCAGGGTTACCAGGTCGGCGACACGTTCCGGCTGCGGACGTCCCTGGGACGCGCGCTCTTCAACGAGCTGCTGCCCGAGGACTACCCGTTCGTCGACTACGCGGTCGGCAAGAAGCAGCTCTCCGAGATCGTCAACGACCTCGCCGAGCGGTACCCGAAGGTCATCGTGGCGGCGACGCTCGACAACCTGAAGGCGGCCGGCTTCCACTGGGCCACCCGTTCCGGCGTCACCGTGGCCGTCACGGACATCGTCGTCCCCGAGGCCAAGAAGGCCATCGTCAAGGGGTACGAGGAGCAGGACGAGAAGGTCCAGAAGCAGTACGAGCGCGGCCTGATCACCAAGGACGAGCGCACGCAGGAGCTCATCGCGATCTGGACCAAGGCGACCAACGAGGTTGCCGAGGCGATGAACGCGAACTTCCCCAAGACGAACCCCATCTTCATGATGGTTGACTCGGGTGCCCGAGGAAACATGATGCAGATGCGTCAGATCGCCGGTATGCGTGGTCTGGTGTCGAACGCGAAGAACGAGACCATCCCGCGTCCCATCAAGGCCTCGTTCCGTGAGGGCCTGTCCGTGCTGGAGTACTTCATCTCCACCCACGGTGCCCGTAAGGGTCTCGCGGACACCGCCCTGCGTACCGCCGACTCGGGTTACCTGACCCGTCGTCTGGTGGACGTCTCGCAGGACGTCATCATCCGCGAGGAGGACTGCGGTACCGAGCGCGGCCTCAAGCTGCAGATCGGTGCGCGCGGCGAGGACGGCGTCCTTCGTAAGACGGACGACGTCGAGACCAGCGTCTACGCCCGCATGCTCGCCGAGGACGTCGTCATCGACGGCAAGGTGATCGCGCCGGCCAACGTGGACCTGGGCGACGTGCTCATCGACCAGCTGATCCAGCACGGTGTCGAGCAGGTCAAGACCCGCTCGATCCTCACCTGCGAGTCCACGGTCGGCACCTGTGCCTTCTGCTACGGACGCTCGCTGGCCACCGGCAAGCTGGTGGACATCGGTGAGGCCGTCGGTATCATCGCGGCCCAGTCGATCGGTGAGCCCGGTACCCAGCTGACGATGCGTACCTTCCACACCGGTGGTGTGGCGGGTGACGACATCACGCAGGGTCTGCCGCGTGTCGTCGAGCTCTTCGAGGCTCGTGTCCCCAAGGGTGTCGCCCCGATCTCCGAGGCCATCGGCCGGGTCCGCATCGAGGAGACCGAGAAGACGAAGAAGCTCGTCGTCACCCCGGACGACGGCAGCGAGGAGATCGCTTACCCGATCTCCAAGCGGTCCCGTCTGCTGGTGGGCGAGGGCGACCACGTCGAGGTCGGCCAGAAGCTGACCGTGGGTGCCACCAACCCGCACGACGTGCTGCGTATCCTCGGCCAGCGCCAGGTTCAGATCCACCTGGTGGCCGAAGTGCAGAAGGTCTACAACAACCAGGGCGTGTCGATCCACGACAAGCACATCGAGATCATCATCCGGCAGATGCTCCGCCGTGTGACGATCATCGAGTCCGGCGACGCCGAGCTGCTGCCCGGCGAGCTGGTCGAGCGCGGCCGCTTCGAGACCGAGAACCGTCGTGTGGTCTCCGAGGGCGGTCACCCCGCCTCCGGTCGTCCGCAGCTGATGGGTATCACCAAGGCCTCGCTGGCGACCGAGTCCTGGCTGTCGGCCGCCTCCTTCCAGGAGACGACCCGAGTGCTGACCGACGCGGCGATCCACGCCAAGTCGGACTCGCTGCTCGGCCTGAAGGAGAACGTCATCATCGGTAAGCTCATCCCGGCCGGTACGGGCCTCGCCCGCTACCGGAACATCCGGGTGGAGCCCACCGAAGAGGCGAAGGCAGCGATGTACTCGGCCGTCGGTTACGACGACATCGACTACTCGCCCTTCGGCACCGGCTCCGGCCAGGCCGTTCCCCTGGAGGACTACGACTACGGCCCCTACAACGGCTGA
- the rpsL gene encoding 30S ribosomal protein S12: MPTIQQLVRNGRQDKVKKNMTPALKGSPQRRGVCTRVYTTTPKKPNSALRKVARVRLTSGIEVTAYIPGEGHNLQEHSIVLVRGGRVKDLPGVRYKIIRGSLDTQGVKNRKQARSRYGAKKEK, translated from the coding sequence GTGCCTACGATCCAGCAGCTGGTCCGGAACGGCCGGCAGGACAAGGTCAAGAAGAATATGACACCCGCGCTGAAGGGTTCCCCTCAGCGTCGCGGTGTTTGCACGCGTGTGTACACGACCACCCCGAAGAAGCCGAACTCGGCGCTTCGCAAGGTGGCCCGTGTGCGTCTGACCAGTGGGATTGAGGTCACCGCCTACATTCCGGGCGAGGGCCACAACCTCCAGGAGCACTCCATCGTGCTCGTGCGTGGCGGTCGTGTGAAGGACCTGCCGGGTGTTCGCTACAAGATCATCCGCGGCTCCCTGGACACCCAGGGCGTCAAGAACCGCAAGCAGGCCCGCAGCCGCTACGGCGCCAAGAAGGAGAAGTAA
- the rpoB gene encoding DNA-directed RNA polymerase subunit beta: protein MAASRNASTANTNNGASTSPLRISFAKIKEPLEVPNLLALQTESFDWLLGNAAWKARVEAALESGQDVPRKSGLEEIFEEISPIEDFSGSMSLTFRDHRFEPPKNSIDECKDRDFTYGAPLFVTAEFTNNETGEIKSQTVFMGDFPLMTNKGTFCINGTERVVVSQLVRSPGVYFDSSIDKTSDKDIFSAKVIPSRGAWLELEIDKRDMVGVRIDRKRKQSVTVLLKALGWTTEQILEEFGEYESMRATLEKDHTQGQDDALLDIYRKLRPGEPPTREAAQTLLENLYFNPKRYDLAKVGRYKVNKKLGSDKPLDAGVLTTADVLATIKYLVKLHAGETETVGEDGRNLVVETDDIDHFGNRRLRNVGELIQNQVRTGLARMERVVRERMTTQDVEAITPQTLINIRPVVASIKEFFGTSQLSQFMDQTNPLSGLTHKRRLSALGPGGLSRERAGFEVRDVHPSHYGRMCPIETPEGPNIGLIGSLASYGRVNAFGFVETPYRKVVEGIVTDDVDYLTADEEDRFVIAQANAPLTDDNHFEEARVLVRRRGGEIDYIPGADVDYMDVSPRQMVSVATAMIPFLEHDDANRALMGSNMMRQAVPLIKSEAPLVGTGMEYRCAVDAGDVIKAEKDGVVQEVSADYVTVANDDGTYTTYRVAKFSRSNQGTSFNQKVVVDEGARVVANQVLADGPSTDEGEMALGKNLLVAFMPWEGHNYEDAIILSQRLVQDDVLSSIHIEEHEVDARDTKLGPEEITRDIPNVSEEVLADLDERGIIRIGADVVAGDILVGKVTPKGETELTPEERLLRAIFGEKAREVRDTSLKVPHGETGKVIGVRVFDREEGDELPPGVNQLVRVYVAQKRKINNGDKLAGRHGNKGVISKILPVEDMPFLEDGTPVDIILNPLGVPSRMNPGQVLEIHLGWLAQQGWDTSGISTEWARRLESIGADKVPPGSNVATPVFDGAREDEITGLFEATIPNRDGDRMVLPSGKARMFDGRSGEPFPDPISVGYMYILKLHHLVDDKLHARSTGPYSMITQQPLGGKAQFGGQRFGEMEVWALEAYGAAYALQELLTIKSDDVLGRVKVYEAIVKGENIPEPGIPESFKVLIKEMQSLCLNVEVLSSDGMSIEMRDTDEDVFRAAEELGIDLSRREPSSVEEV from the coding sequence TTGGCCGCCTCGCGCAACGCCTCGACTGCCAATACGAACAACGGTGCCAGCACTTCACCGCTGCGCATCTCTTTTGCGAAGATCAAGGAACCCCTCGAGGTACCGAACCTCCTCGCGCTGCAGACCGAGAGCTTTGACTGGCTGCTCGGCAACGCCGCGTGGAAGGCTCGTGTCGAGGCGGCTCTGGAAAGTGGCCAGGACGTCCCCAGGAAGTCGGGTCTGGAAGAGATCTTCGAGGAGATCTCTCCGATCGAAGACTTCTCCGGGTCGATGTCGCTCACCTTCCGCGACCACCGTTTTGAGCCTCCGAAGAACTCGATCGACGAGTGCAAGGACCGCGACTTCACGTACGGCGCTCCGCTCTTCGTCACCGCCGAGTTCACCAACAACGAGACCGGCGAGATCAAGTCGCAGACGGTCTTCATGGGCGACTTCCCGCTCATGACCAACAAGGGCACCTTCTGCATCAACGGCACCGAGCGTGTCGTTGTCTCGCAGCTGGTCCGCTCGCCGGGCGTCTACTTCGACTCCTCGATCGACAAGACGTCCGACAAGGACATCTTCTCGGCGAAGGTCATCCCGTCCCGCGGTGCCTGGCTCGAGCTCGAGATCGACAAGCGCGACATGGTCGGTGTCCGCATCGACCGCAAGCGCAAGCAGTCGGTCACCGTGCTCCTCAAGGCTCTCGGCTGGACGACCGAGCAGATCCTCGAGGAGTTCGGCGAGTACGAGTCCATGCGCGCCACCCTGGAGAAGGACCACACCCAGGGCCAGGACGACGCGCTGCTCGACATCTACCGCAAGCTGCGTCCGGGCGAACCGCCGACCCGCGAGGCCGCGCAGACGCTGCTCGAGAACCTCTACTTCAACCCGAAGCGCTACGACCTCGCGAAGGTCGGCCGCTACAAGGTGAACAAGAAGCTCGGCAGCGACAAGCCGCTCGACGCCGGCGTGCTGACCACGGCCGACGTTCTCGCGACCATCAAGTACCTGGTCAAGCTGCACGCCGGTGAGACCGAGACCGTCGGGGAGGACGGCCGCAACCTGGTCGTCGAGACCGACGACATCGACCACTTCGGCAACCGCCGTCTGCGCAACGTCGGCGAGCTCATCCAGAACCAGGTCCGTACCGGCCTGGCTCGTATGGAGCGCGTCGTCCGCGAGCGGATGACCACCCAGGACGTCGAGGCGATCACGCCGCAGACCCTGATCAACATCCGGCCGGTCGTCGCCTCCATCAAGGAGTTCTTCGGCACCAGCCAGCTGTCCCAGTTCATGGACCAGACGAACCCGCTGTCGGGCCTGACCCACAAGCGTCGTCTGTCCGCGCTGGGCCCGGGTGGTCTGTCCCGTGAGCGCGCCGGCTTCGAGGTCCGTGACGTTCACCCGTCGCACTACGGCCGCATGTGTCCGATCGAGACCCCGGAAGGCCCGAACATCGGCCTGATCGGCTCGCTCGCGTCCTACGGCCGGGTCAACGCCTTCGGCTTCGTGGAGACCCCGTACCGCAAGGTCGTCGAGGGCATCGTCACCGATGACGTCGACTACCTGACGGCCGACGAGGAGGACCGCTTCGTCATCGCGCAGGCCAACGCGCCGCTGACGGACGACAACCACTTCGAAGAGGCCCGCGTCCTGGTCCGCCGCCGTGGCGGCGAGATCGACTACATCCCCGGCGCCGACGTCGACTACATGGACGTCTCGCCGCGCCAGATGGTGTCGGTCGCGACCGCGATGATCCCGTTCCTCGAGCACGACGACGCCAACCGCGCGCTCATGGGATCGAACATGATGCGCCAGGCGGTGCCGCTCATCAAGAGCGAGGCCCCGCTGGTCGGCACCGGCATGGAGTACCGCTGCGCGGTCGACGCCGGTGACGTCATCAAGGCCGAGAAGGACGGTGTGGTCCAGGAGGTCTCCGCGGACTACGTCACGGTCGCCAACGACGACGGCACCTACACCACGTACCGGGTGGCGAAGTTCAGCCGCTCGAACCAGGGCACGTCCTTCAACCAGAAGGTCGTCGTCGACGAGGGCGCTCGCGTCGTCGCCAACCAGGTCCTGGCCGACGGCCCCTCCACCGACGAGGGCGAGATGGCCCTCGGCAAGAACCTCCTCGTGGCATTCATGCCGTGGGAAGGCCACAACTACGAAGACGCGATCATCCTCAGCCAGCGGCTGGTCCAGGACGACGTCCTCTCCTCGATCCACATCGAGGAGCACGAGGTCGACGCCCGTGACACCAAGCTCGGCCCGGAGGAGATCACCCGGGACATCCCGAACGTCTCCGAGGAGGTCCTCGCGGACCTCGACGAGCGCGGGATCATCCGCATCGGTGCCGACGTCGTCGCCGGCGACATCCTGGTCGGAAAGGTCACGCCGAAGGGCGAGACCGAGCTGACCCCGGAGGAGCGCCTGCTCCGTGCGATCTTCGGCGAGAAGGCGCGCGAAGTGCGCGACACCTCGCTGAAGGTGCCGCACGGCGAGACCGGCAAGGTCATCGGCGTCCGCGTCTTCGACCGCGAAGAGGGCGACGAGCTGCCGCCGGGCGTGAACCAGCTGGTCCGCGTCTACGTCGCGCAGAAGCGCAAGATCAACAACGGTGACAAGCTTGCCGGCCGGCACGGCAACAAGGGCGTCATCTCGAAGATCCTGCCGGTCGAGGACATGCCGTTCCTGGAGGACGGCACCCCGGTCGACATCATCCTCAACCCGCTGGGTGTCCCGTCCCGAATGAACCCGGGACAGGTCCTGGAGATCCACCTCGGCTGGCTCGCCCAGCAGGGTTGGGACACCTCCGGGATCAGCACCGAGTGGGCCCGCCGGCTGGAGTCCATCGGCGCCGACAAGGTGCCCCCGGGCTCCAACGTCGCCACCCCGGTGTTCGACGGTGCGCGCGAGGACGAGATCACCGGCCTCTTCGAGGCCACGATCCCGAACCGCGACGGCGACCGGATGGTGCTGCCCTCGGGCAAGGCCCGGATGTTCGACGGCCGCTCCGGCGAGCCGTTCCCGGACCCGATCTCGGTCGGCTACATGTACATCCTGAAGCTCCACCACCTGGTGGACGACAAGCTCCACGCCCGCTCCACCGGTCCGTACTCCATGATCACGCAGCAGCCGCTGGGTGGTAAGGCGCAGTTCGGTGGCCAGCGATTCGGTGAAATGGAGGTGTGGGCTCTTGAGGCATACGGTGCCGCCTACGCCCTCCAGGAGCTGCTGACGATCAAGTCCGACGACGTCCTCGGCCGTGTGAAGGTCTACGAGGCCATCGTCAAGGGCGAGAACATCCCCGAACCCGGCATTCCCGAGTCCTTCAAGGTGCTCATCAAGGAAATGCAGTCGCTGTGCCTCAACGTGGAGGTGCTGTCCTCGGACGGTATGTCCATCGAGATGCGCGACACGGACGAGGATGTCTTCCGCGCTGCGGAAGAGCTCGGTATCGACCTGTCCCGGCGTGAGCCGAGCAGCGTCGAAGAGGTCTGA
- the rpsG gene encoding 30S ribosomal protein S7, translating into MPRKGPAPKRPVIIDPVYGSPLVTSLVNKILLHGKRSTAERIVYGALEGLKEKTGTDPVITLKRALENIKPTLEVKSRRVGGATYQVPVEVRPARASTLALRWLVGYSRARREKTMTERLMNELLDASNGLGASVKRREDTHKMAESNKAFAHYRW; encoded by the coding sequence ATGCCTCGTAAGGGTCCTGCCCCGAAGCGCCCGGTCATCATCGACCCGGTCTACGGATCTCCTCTGGTGACCTCGCTGGTCAACAAGATCCTCCTGCACGGCAAGCGTTCCACCGCCGAGCGGATCGTTTACGGCGCCCTCGAGGGCCTCAAGGAGAAGACCGGTACCGACCCGGTCATCACCCTGAAGCGCGCTCTTGAGAACATCAAGCCGACTCTGGAGGTCAAGTCCCGCCGCGTCGGCGGTGCGACCTACCAGGTGCCGGTCGAGGTTCGCCCCGCCCGTGCTTCCACGCTCGCGCTGCGCTGGCTCGTGGGTTACTCCCGCGCCCGCCGTGAGAAGACCATGACCGAGCGCCTGATGAACGAACTGCTGGACGCCAGCAACGGTCTCGGTGCCTCGGTCAAGCGTCGTGAAGACACGCACAAGATGGCCGAGTCGAACAAGGCCTTCGCGCACTACCGCTGGTAG
- a CDS encoding DUF1707 and DUF4190 domain-containing protein: MSLDPWGNGRLPQSGQVPGMLAADADRERTVDVLKAAFAEGRLQQQEYEHRMSTAYQARTYGELQLLVRDLPQGPSPMSAQLSPPMGYVPRTFLPAPPRTNTSAIASFVCGLAGTFTLVTAIPAVILGHKARKEIRHSGEAGDGFAVAGLVLGWIVSGFLGLIMLFVMLGMVSGSG, translated from the coding sequence GTGTCACTCGATCCGTGGGGCAACGGGCGGCTGCCGCAGTCCGGCCAGGTGCCCGGCATGCTGGCGGCCGACGCCGACCGTGAGCGCACGGTGGACGTGCTGAAGGCCGCGTTCGCGGAGGGGCGGCTGCAGCAGCAGGAGTACGAGCACCGGATGTCCACCGCCTACCAGGCGCGTACCTACGGTGAGTTGCAGCTGCTGGTGCGGGACCTCCCGCAGGGCCCTTCGCCGATGTCGGCCCAGCTGTCCCCGCCGATGGGCTATGTGCCGCGGACGTTCCTGCCGGCCCCGCCGCGGACGAACACCTCCGCCATCGCCTCGTTCGTGTGCGGGCTGGCGGGCACCTTCACCCTCGTGACGGCGATCCCGGCGGTGATCCTCGGGCACAAGGCCCGCAAGGAGATCCGCCACAGCGGCGAGGCGGGGGACGGGTTCGCGGTCGCCGGCCTGGTGCTGGGCTGGATCGTGTCCGGCTTCCTCGGTCTGATCATGCTCTTCGTGATGCTCGGCATGGTCTCCGGTTCCGGCTGA